From Eremothecium sinecaudum strain ATCC 58844 chromosome V, complete sequence, a single genomic window includes:
- the LEM3 gene encoding Lem3p (Syntenic homolog of Ashbya gossypii ADL192W; Syntenic homolog of Saccharomyces cerevisiae YNL323W (LEM3)), which produces MVGVRLKDAGRVFRRHKEEKGALSREAVVENASDFEDDLIDDDAKANSRRPKETRFTQQRIAAINLVLRPLGVLSFYLLLTVVFIIAGAVMYAVSSNVDEITIYYHDCATRATGEFQSVPEDHYWYSFHVDKDFAEAPQWRYVPGVNADDDGSCQLRFKTPYDIENPIYVSYLIENFYANHRRYVLSFNEDQLKGKRVSVEEVQNSVGINCRPLSTDEQGQLYYPCGLIANSMFNDSFPFSLRGVDNTPDYPLTNKGINWNSDKDRYKMTQYSPQDVVPPPYWRKQYPNGYNETNMPNINEWEEFQNWMRTSTLPKFSKLIRRNDNDTLPSGEYEIEIGLHWPVEDWNGKKAVYITNGSKLGGRNHFFGLSYLVGGSLCFLTSIVFLVTYFFKGRKLGDTSLLSWNRNQE; this is translated from the coding sequence ATGGTAGGTGTAAGATTGAAAGACGCTGGTAGGGTGTTTAGAAGACATAAAGAAGAGAAAGGAGCGCTTAGTAGAGAGGCTGTGGTGGAAAATGCTTCTGATTTTGAGGATGACCTAATAGATGATGATGCAAAAGCTAATAGTAGGAGACCGAAAGAAACTCGGTTTACACAGCAACGGATTGCCGCCATTAACCTGGTTCTGCGCCCTCTCGGGGTGCTTTCCTTCTATTTACTTTTAACTGTTGTATTTATTATTGCGGGGGCAGTAATGTACGCTGTTTCTTCTAATGTTGACGAAATTACGATTTACTACCATGACTGCGCAACAAGAGCGACCGGGGAATTCCAGTCGGTCCCAGAAGACCACTATTGGTACTCATTTCACGTTGACAAAGATTTTGCTGAAGCTCCTCAATGGAGGTATGTTCCTGGTGTGAATGCTGACGATGATGGAAGTTGCCAGTTGAGATTTAAGACCCCTTATGATATTGAAAACCCCATTTACGTTAGTTATTTGATTGAGAACTTTTATGCAAACCATAGACGGTATGTGCTATCTTTTAATGAGGATCAATTAAAAGGGAAGAGAGTTTCTGTTGAAGAGGTGCAGAATTCGGTAGGAATAAATTGTAGGCCGCTATCTACTGACGAACAAGGACAATTATACTACCCTTGCGGATTGATAGCAAATTCTATGTTTAACGATTCGTTCCCCTTCAGTTTGAGAGGAGTTGATAACACGCCAGATTACCCACTGACGAATAAGGGTATCAATTGGAATTCAGATAAAGATAGATACAAGATGACGCAGTACTCACCGCAGGATGTCGTACCGCCACCATATTGGCGTAAGCAGTATCCAAACGGTTACAACGAAACAAACATGCCAAATATTAATGAATGGGAAGAATTTCAAAATTGGATGAGGACCTCCACCTTACCAAAGTTTTCAAAACTTATTAGACGCAATGATAACGATACATTACCATCTGGAGAATATGAAATTGAAATAGGTCTCCACTGGCCAGTGGAAGACTGGAATGGAAAGAAAGCTGTATATATTACAAACGGTAGCAAACTAGGAGGCCGTAATCATTTCTTCGGGTTATCGTATCTGGTAGGTGGCTCCTTGTGTTTCCTAACATCGATCGTGTTTCTCGTGACCTACTTTTTTAAGGGTAGAAAATTAGGAGACACGAGTTTACTTTCGTGGAACCGCAATCAAGAATAA
- the PFA3 gene encoding palmitoyltransferase PFA3 (Syntenic homolog of Ashbya gossypii ADL197C; Syntenic homolog of Saccharomyces cerevisiae YNL326C (PFA3)), with protein MLQLCEIIQTTFPRATVIFLLLYTGLVICFKVDNINIAVRAVITSVLISFSVYAYFQVIKTGAGSPADYEILHLKSLEAAERGTEFPPEILTKNSITLQNNGRYRYCSSCLVWKPDRCHHCSSCNKCFLKRDHHCPWFASCIGYNNQKIFLQFLIYVTLYSAWGFVASGSHLLGWFKNNHYENEYLDLQLLLVWLLSVGIFISITAFTSFTVYQITINQTTNERFKLERQQRDFEIYNSSLNRRSTMLKNPFDLGSCKANWATVMGNTWWKWLLPVGVQRSNESGDPWEGKGLFFKVNANVNDSLQESMLLQDQLMKRVTRRRASSDVKAPILTPTLDDLV; from the coding sequence ATGCTGCAACTATGTGAAATAATTCAAACTACTTTTCCTAGAGCTACAGTTATTTTTTTGCTGCTTTATACTGGTTTGGTAATCTGCTTTAAAGTCGACAACATAAATATTGCCGTTAGAGCGGTTATAACATCAGTATTAATATCCTTCTCGGTTTATGCGTATTTTCAAGTAATTAAAACTGGTGCAGGTAGTCCAGCAGATTATGAAATACTTCACTTGAAAAGCTTGGAGGCTGCTGAGAGAGGTACTGAATTTCCGCCTGAAATTTTAACGAAGAATTCAATCACGTTACAAAATAATGGACGCTATCGTTATTGTTCCTCATGTTTAGTGTGGAAACCAGATCGTTGTCATCACTGTTCCTCATGTAATAAATGTTTCTTGAAGAGGGACCATCATTGCCCATGGTTTGCTTCTTGCATTGGGTATAACAATCAGAAAATATTCTTACAGTTCTTAATATACGTGACATTATACTCTGCATGGGGCTTTGTGGCTTCTGGCTCTCATTTGCTTGGTTGGTTTAAGAATAACCATTATGAGAATGAATACCTAGATCTACAGTTGTTGCTAGTGTGGTTACTATCGGTTGggatttttatttctataaCTGCATTCACCAGCTTTACTGTTTACCAGATAACTATTAATCAGACGACGAACGAAAGATTTAAGCTGGAACGCCAACAGAGAGATTTTGAAATTTATAATAGCAGCCTTAATCGACGGTCAACGATGTTGAAGAATCCATTTGATTTAGGATCCTGTAAGGCAAATTGGGCTACAGTAATGGGAAATACTTGGTGGAAATGGTTATTGCCAGTTGGCGTTCAGCGATCAAACGAGAGCGGAGATCCATGGGAGGGAAAGGGACTTTTCTTTAAGGTAAATGCAAACGTAAACGACAGTCTTCAAGAAAGCATGCTTCTGCAGGATCAACTAATGAAAAGAGTAACAAGACGCAGGGCTTCTTCTGACGTTAAGGCTCCAATTTTGACTCCGACTCTCGATGATCTCGTTTAA
- the FIG4 gene encoding phosphatidylinositol-3,5-bisphosphate 5-phosphatase (Syntenic homolog of Ashbya gossypii ADL195C; Syntenic homolog of Saccharomyces cerevisiae YNL325C (FIG4)) produces MPFVDLVQTGAASLARKSLNSNLPGLPKQRKIKKFTMTKYTIYETSKAMYIVGSNKRETMFRILEIDLTKPNDMLVVAEDNVFFTRSDVMDILQNIEDSEKDGLNKKLTGHGLLGFIKFTECYYLLVVTKISHVAVVGGHSLYHIDSTELVPISASYKKPDATESKFLSTFQNLDLTKSFYFSYTYDLTNTLQTNILRKKLEGVGREDIMIPSGIIDYNEMFMWNSHLLEDVIPCIDTVYDWFQPIIHGFIDQVNVSLEGKSIFVTLIARRSHHFAGARFLKRGVNNHGYVANDVETEQIVSDMGLTSFHAPGKMYYDSDRYTSFVQHRGSIPLFWSQEMSNLTTKPPIEINVMDPFYSSAAKHFDNLFQRYGGGPIQILNLIKTKEKTPRETKLLIEFENCVNYLNQFLPTEKKLQYTSWDMSRASKSHGQVVIEFLERYSSQTLETTGIFHNGSTFKTTKIQEGICRTNCIDCLDRTNAAQFVIGKRALGMQLHALGIIDNTYLEYDSDIVDILTELFHDHGDTIALQYGGSHLVNTMETYRKINQWRSHSRDMVESIKRFYSNSFVDAQRQEAINLFLGHYVYQEGQPMLWDMNTDFYLHNMYNIGEPKRSYSHWWNDFHIKSIREIIKTEIIDNNNDITRDKLVAFVRGYPSSYDNYWNEYYMPRSFISFKDLFAFNMNSTRHYHLEEKQKGKTLSPFISKKQSSLNAKLKALTEKAETSAVQLKDDHTNMFSEKDEFDLCNRELLIYAARAKLLARKLDRFVIDTKCFVEDAASTGLDTITHASYEDLNHNFQNTLSSYQTVSPSDRRFYEDMINIEAYSPIEDYTKYFDTTSIDIKEEQRALYECFFLYDKPGHLHPLNPC; encoded by the coding sequence ATGCCGTTTGTTGATCTTGTTCAAACAGGAGCAGCGTCGCTGGCACGGAAGTCATTGAATTCAAACCTACCTGGTTTACCAAAACAACGTAAAATAAAGAAATTTACTATGACTAAATATACAATATACGAAACGAGCAAGGCAATGTATATTGTTGGGAGTAATAAGCGGGAAACTATGTTTAGAATATTGGAAATCGATCTAACAAAGCCAAATGATATGTTGGTAGTTGCCGAAGACAACGTTTTCTTTACTAGAAGTGATGTTATGGATATATTACAGAATATAGAAGACTCAGAAAAGGATGGTTTGAATAAAAAGTTAACTGGGCATGGCTTGCTTGGTTTTATTAAGTTTACAGAATGTTATTATTTACTTGTTGTTACGAAAATTAGCCATGTAGCTGTTGTGGGGGGTCATTCATTATATCATATTGATAGTACAGAACTTGTCCCAATATCAGCATCTTATAAGAAACCGGATGCTACTGAATCTAAGTTCCTTTCTACATTCCAAAATCTTGACTTGACTAAATCTTTCTATTTTAGTTACACATATGATCTAACAAATACGCTACAAACTAATATCCTTAGAAAGAAATTAGAAGGAGTTGGTAGGGAAGATATAATGATACCATCTGGGATAATTGATTATAATGAGATGTTTATGTGGAATAGTCATCTATTGGAGGACGTTATTCCCTGTATCGATACTGTATACGATTGGTTTCAGCCGATAATTCATGGATTTATTGATCAAGTGAATGTTTCTCTGGAAGGTAAAAGCATATTTGTCACACTTATAGCCAGAAGATCTCATCATTTTGCGGGGGCGAGATTTTTGAAGCGAGGTGTGAACAATCATGGCTATGTTGCAAATGATGTAGAAACGGAGCAAATTGTTTCTGATATGGGGCTGACATCTTTCCATGCTCCAGGGAAAATGTATTACGATAGCGATAGATACACTTCATTTGTGCAACACCGAGGTTCTATTCCTTTATTTTGGTCTCAGGAAATGTCCAATTTGACTACTAAGCCGCCAATCGAAATCAACGTTATGGACCCATTCTATAGCTCTGCTGCTAAGCATTTTGATAACTTGTTTCAGAGGTATGGTGGAGGTCCTATACAAATTTTAAATCTAATTAAGACGAAGGAGAAGACTCCGCGTGAGACTAAGTTGCTAATAGAATTTGAAAACTGCGTTAATTATTTAAACCAGTTCCTCCCCACTGAAAAGAAACTACAATACACATCTTGGGATATGAGCAGGGCCTCAAAATCTCACGGGCAGGTTGTGATTGAATTTTTGGAAAGATATTCAAGTCAGACGTTAGAAACTACAGGTATTTTTCATAATGGCTCAACGTTTAAAACCACGAAAATACAGGAAGGTATATGTCGAACAAATTGTATCGATTGTTTGGATCGAACAAACGCTGCGCAGTTTGTAATTGGAAAAAGGGCGTTGGGGATGCAATTGCATGCTCTTGGCATTATAGATAATACTTATTTAGAGTATGATTCAGATATTGTGGATATTTTGACAGAACTATTCCATGATCACGGTGACACAATTGCACTGCAGTATGGCGGTTCCCATTTAGTGAATACAATGGAAACATACCGAAAAATTAACCAATGGCGATCTCACTCTAGAGATATGGTAGAGAGTATAAAAAGGTTTTATAGCAACTCATTTGTGGATGCCCAACGGCAGGAGGCAATTAATCTTTTTTTGGGCCATTATGTATATCAAGAGGGACAGCCTATGTTATGGGATATGAATACGGATTTCTATCTCCACAATATGTATAATATTGGAGAACCGAAAAGAAGTTATAGTCATTGGTGGAATGATTTCCATATAAAAAGCATTCGCGAGATTATTAAAACTGAAATTATCGATAATAACAATGATATTACTAGAGATAAACTAGTTGCATTTGTAAGAGGTTACCCATCGTCTTACGACAATTATTGGAATGAGTACTACATGCCGAGGTCTTTTATTTCTTTCAAGGACCTGTTCGCTTTTAACATGAATTCAACTAGGCATTACCATTTGGAGGAAAAGCAAAAGGGCAAAACGCTTTCACCGTTTATTTCCAAGAAGCAAAGCTCTTTAAATGCCAAGTTAAAAGCCCTCACAGAAAAAGCAGAAACCTCTGCTGTTCAACTGAAGGATGATCATACCAACATGTTTTCTGAAAAAGATGAGTTCGATCTTTGTAACAGGGAGTTATTAATTTATGCTGCCAGAGCAAAACTTTTGGCTCGAAAATTGGACAGATTTGTTATTGACACGAAGTGCTTTGTTGAAGACGCCGCTTCCACTGGACTTGATACTATCACCCATGCCTCGTATGAGGACTTGAATCATAACTTCCAGAATACCTTATCATCGTACCAAACTGTTAGTCCGAGTGACCGAAGGTTCTACGAAGACATGATTAATATAGAAGCTTACTCACCGATTGAAGACTATACCAAGTACTTCGACACCACCAGCATTGATATAAAAGAAGAACAACGCGCCTTGTATGAGTGTTTCTTTCTTTATGATAAACCTGGACATCTACATCCTCTTAACCCGTGCTAG
- a CDS encoding SNG1 family protein (Syntenic homolog of Ashbya gossypii ADL193C; Non-syntenic homolog of Saccharomyces cerevisiae YGR197C (SNG1)), giving the protein MHSSNPESDDIEYSKQLYENKESIFSPSIQHLRKRYWLSFLLNVGYLAVFITGIFSLYWGVLYDRPSYLVNIKSIVLIEDNGNMADEVKELVGVVKGTWLVYKDTEFRTYYNVPDGISSGDYLHRIVHKNHVYMSLHVKANATETLKHSLVDPSAKAFNSSEFFEIFYESGKDPTNFKASIFPLIIDLEDKYRDYYLTEYLPQLLKEKRSELAPNENLRNIALAGAMKWGEVDNRPFKDYILLGPMQVGLIFSLLLTFFQLAMMNPTHNSVLGYLKPGHFLMYRYFNSWLIYFFLSLFFCTVSLIFQVDFTVAYGRSGFIVCWMSTWLFMGAVGGANENVASLLLAYCPKYIGSWLTFWIITNIAPTFFNIDLSHKLYRYGQIMPAYNYKACLSVIFLNLDKGRLGISYGIMVGWCVLNSILFPIVVHLLQHKARHQNNAS; this is encoded by the coding sequence ATGCATTCGTCCAATCCCGAATCGGATGACATAGAGTATTCAAAACAGCTTTATGAAAACAAGGAAAGCATCTTCTCACCATCAATCCAGCATTTAAGAAAACGGTACTGGTTAagttttttattaaatgTGGGGTATTTGGCTGTATTTATTACTGGAATATTCTCGTTGTATTGGGGTGTTCTTTACGATAGGCCTTCTTATCTGGTAAATATCAAAAGCATAGTGTTGATAGAAGACAATGGAAATATGGCAGATGAAGTGAAAGAGTTAGTGGGCGTAGTGAAGGGTACATGGTTAGTATACAAGGACACTGAATTTAGAACTTATTATAATGTACCAGATGGAATCTCTTCTGGAGATTACCTGCATAGAATAGTTCATAAGAATCATGTATACATGTCACTTCATGTGAAAGCGAATGCCACAGAGACATTAAAGCATTCGCTTGTGGATCCCTCTGCAAAGGCATTTAATTCCTCGGAGTTTTTTGAAATATTCTATGAATCCGGTAAAGATCCCACTAATTTCAAAGCATCTATTTTTCCATTGATTATTGATTTGGAGGATAAGTATCGGGATTATTATTTGACAGAGTACCTTCCACAGTTGTTGAAGGAAAAACGCAGCGAATTAGCTCCAAATGAAAATCTGCGAAATATTGCACTAGCAGGAGCTATGAAATGGGGAGAGGTAGATAATAGGCCATTTAAGGACTATATATTGCTCGGACCTATGCAAGTTGGTCTTATATTTTCTCTTCTGTTGACTTTTTTTCAGCTTGCGATGATGAATCCCACACACAATTCGGTTTTAGGGTATCTGAAACCGGGACATTTCCTGATGTATCGATATTTTAACTCGTGGTTAATTTATTTCTTCTTATCACTGTTTTTCTGTACTGTTTCTTTGATATTTCAAGTTGACTTTACAGTAGCGTATGGTAGAAGTGGATTTATCGTTTGCTGGATGAGCACATGGCTCTTTATGGGCGCAGTAGGAGGCGCGAACGAGAATGTAGCATCACTACTATTGGCATATTGCCCAAAGTATATTGGTTCGTGGCTAACTTTTTGGATTATTACGAACATTGCTCCAACATTTTTCAATATCGACCTTTCGCATAAGCTTTACCGATATGGACAAATAATGCCCGCCTATAATTATAAAGCATGTCTGAGTGTAATATTTCTTAACCTTGATAAGGGGAGATTGGGAATATCATACGGTATTATGGTAGGTTGGTGTGTTCTAAACAGCATATTATTCCCAATAGTAGTacatcttcttcaacataAAGCTCGTCACCAAAATAATGCCAGTTAA
- the RRP40 gene encoding exosome non-catalytic core subunit RRP40 (Syntenic homolog of Ashbya gossypii ADL196W; Syntenic homolog of Saccharomyces cerevisiae YOL142W (RRP40)) yields MANLVIPGDRLHIEENKQVSAGPGVYCDPKTQQLRLVNAGLEVVNETKKGQSVYIEYNSKRYTPAVGDYVIVTIIASFSDSYKVSLSSFSTPVVLSYMSFPNATKKNKPTLKVGDLCYARVSVAEKDLLAELECMDSTTGKVGGFGLLEGGVVVDVPLAFSRELLFNNEYPLLPMLAKYTQLEVAIGVNGKIWINTEDVRTTLACYRSIKDCSTTTESQFKSVIKTHFKGLINSVE; encoded by the coding sequence ATGGCTAATTTGGTTATACCTGGTGATAGATTACATATTGAAGAAAACAAGCAAGTCTCTGCCGGCCCTGGTGTGTATTGTGATCCAAAAACTCAACAATTACGACTTGTAAATGCAGGACTAGAGGTGGTTAATGAGACTAAAAAAGGTCAATCTGTTTATATTGAATATAATTCTAAGAGATATACTCCAGCTGTTGGTGATTATGTTATTGTGACTATAATTGCTTCGTTTTCCGATAGCTATAAAGTGTCTTTGTCGAGCTTTTCTACTCCCGTGGTGCTCTCATATATGTCATTTCCAAACGCTACCAAGAAAAACAAGCCTACTTTGAAGGTTGGTGATCTTTGTTATGCAAGGGTTAGTGTTGCGGAGAAAGATTTGTTAGCTGAACTGGAGTGCATGGACTCCACCACAGGAAAAGTTGGAGGATTTGGTCTTCTGGAAGGAGGAGTTGTGGTTGATGTACCGCTGGCTTTCTCTAGGGAGCTACTTTTTAATAATGAGTATCCGTTGTTGCCAATGCTAGCGAAATATACACAGCTTGAAGTGGCCATAGGCGTTAATGGGAAGATTTGGATCAATACTGAGGATGTACGAACTACATTGGCATGTTATAGATCTATCAAGGATTGTAGTACTACCACTGAGTCCCAGTTTAAATCTGTGATTAAGACACATTTCAAAGGATTAATAAATTCTGTAGAGTAA